CTTCTTCAACAACTTTGCGCATCACATTGTAATCTTTATCCCAGCGGCGATTTTGGTGAACAGTTAAAATGCGGCCTGTTTTCTCACTTTCAGCTACCATATCATCCCAATCAGCCACTGACATAGTGGCTGGTTTTTCGACCATGACATGCAGACCTGCATTCATCGCTTTGATCGCTAATTCTTTATGAACGTCATTAGGTGTTGCAATAACCACAAAGTTCATGCCATCATGTTTTAAAAACGCCTCTAACTGATCATAAGCATCAATACCGTTTTCTTTTGCCATGTCTAAACGTTTTGGATCAACGTCATATGCGGCAACGACGTCTACTCCAGCGCGAGGGGCATATTCACCGTGCCAATAACCCATCCCCCCGTAACCGATAATACCAAGTTTCATTCCCATGTCTCCACTCTCCTTACGAATTCTACACCCACCAAGCTTCCGTAGGCTTCTCTGCAATGAGGACTGATTTTAGGTTTGTTACGGCTCGTTGGAAGCCTTCTTCAATGGACATGAGTGGATCTTCATGTTCAATACTGACAACATAGTCATATCCATAAGTACGTAATGCACTGATCATATCTGACCACTCTTGAAGGCTATGACCACACCCTACTGAGCGGAATGTCCATGCTCTTGTCCGAACATCTCCATAAGGTTGCATATCTGTTAATCCGTACATATTGACATTTTCTTGATCAATGTACGTATCTTTTGCATGAAAGTGGTGAAGCGCCTTTTCTTTACCTAAAATTTTAATTGCTGCTACTGGATCAATACCTTGCCACCACATATGACTCGGATCAAGGTTAGCACCGATGGCGTCGCATGTGGCCTCTCTTAATTTTAAAAGTGTGTATGGCGTATGGACTAAAAACCCACCATGAAGTTCTAAACCAATTTTCACGTCATGGTCTTGTGCGAACTTACCAACTTCCTTCCAATATGGAATGAGTTTTTCTTCCCACTGCCACGTCAACACATCACCATATTCATTTGGCCACGGTGATACCGGCCAGTTTGGATACTTTGCTTCATCAGAATCTCCGGCTGTTCCAGAAAAACAATTCACAACCGGAACATTCATCAAGTTAGCCAGTTTAATCGTTTTCAATAATGTTTCATGTGATTCTTTTGCAAATGATTTTTCTGGAGAAATCGGGTTACCATGACAGCTAAAAGCACTAATTTGGATGCCGCGAGACGCCACTTTTTCTAAATAATCTTTGCGTAATTCTTCACTATCTAATAGCTCATCGAGTTGACAATGGGCATTTCCTGGATAACACCCCGTACCGATTTCTACCGCTTGGACGCCTGATTTTTGAACACTATCTAACATGTCTTCAAAATTATTTTGCGAAAATAAAACTGTGAACACACCTAATTTCATAACGAATAACCTCCTCATTAATCATAACCATTCGCTATAACTCTTTCATGAGTCATGCGTTGGTCATATTGCCATCTTCCATTAATGGTGGCCTTGTACTTGTCGCTATATTTTAATAATTTTGCTCGTTTCTTGTGATTCAAGCGCCGCTAATACGACTTGAAGAGAATGCAATCCTTCTACACCTGATACTGGCGATTCCTCTTGATTCATAATTGAGTTTACAAAGAGGTCAATCACTTCTGAAGATGTTTGGCCCCCGGCTTCATTCGTTTGAATTTGACCAAGCTCATATTTAGCCACTTCACCGTTTTGATAGTGAATAATAAGAGAATCAACGGGATCATCTAATAAACGCATAATCCCTTTTTCACCATAAATGACCGTTGCATTATCTTCTTGGGAAACATATGACCAGCTTGCTGCTAACGTCCCGATAATGCCACTTTGTGACTTCAGTACACAAACGGCTGTATCATCCACATCAGCCTTTTTCTTAGAACTTGTTTCAACAAATGCGCCTACTTCAACAAACTCTTCATCTAAAAGAAATCGTAATAAATCAGTTTTATGGACACCAAGGTCACCTAATGCGCCAATAAACGCTTCTTCTTTTTTGAAAAACCAGCTATCAGCGCCGTCTGCACTCCAGCCTTCTGGCCCACCATGACCAAAAGCAGTACGGAAGCTATAAATTTTCCCTAGCTCACCGTCTTCAATTAATTGTCTCGCTTTTTGATGAGCTGGGACAAAACGTTGATTATGAGCGATCATGAGCTTTTTACCAGATGCTATTGCAGCTTGAATCATGTCTTCTGCTTCTGCTTTGGATGTTGCCATTGGCTTTTCACATAACACATGTTTGCCAGCATTTAATGCTGCGATCGACATCGGTGCGTGCAAGTAGTTTGGGGTACAAACACTAACCCCATCAATCTCCTTATTGGCAATTAACTCTTCATATTTGGTGTACGCTTTTGCTTCATATAACGCTGCAAATTCAGCTGCGCGATCTTTTACAATGTCACATACAGCAACAATGTCTACTTGTTCATTCTGCGCATACTCAACCAGGTGGCGATGCTGCGCAATACTCCCACAACCTATCACTCCGATTTTTAATTGAGGCATATCGGTTTCTCTCCCATTCTTTTATTAGTTTTTAATGATTTCTAAAGGTTTTGCATTGCCATAAACAGGCTTTGGTCGTTTCGTAGGTATGGCCCACTGAACCGCGTTTTTAATAACCTGTTGAATATCTTTGTGGTAATAAGTTGGATACGTTTCATGTCCAGGTCGGAAATAAAAAACTTTCCCTTTTCCTCTTCGGTAAGTGCACCCACTTCTAAACACTTCTCCTCCTTCAAACCAGCTTAAAAACAGGACTTCTTCTGGAGGAGGAATATCAAAATGTTCCCCATACATTTCTTCTTTTTCAAGCTCAATATAGTTGCCTATTCCTTCTGCAATCTGATGGCTTGGATCAATTACCCATAACCTTTCTTTTTCGCCAGCTTCCCGCCATTTAAGATCACATGTCGTCCCCATTAGTGATTTGAAAATTTTCGAAAAGTGACCTGAATGAAGAACGATTAGACCCATTCCACTAAGGACACGTTGTTTTACTTTTGCAACGACTGCATCATCTACTTCCTCATGAGCCATATGTCCCCACCAAAGCAATACATCCGTTTCATTTAATACGTCATCAGTAAGGCCATGTTCGTCATCATCTAATGTGGCGGTTATCACCTCAAAATCTTCCTTTAAAAAGTGAGCAATTGCGCCATGAATGCCTTCTGGATAAATGTCTCTAACAAGCGGATTTTTTTGTTCATGACGATTTTCATTCCATACGGTCACCTTGACCATGTTGATTCTCTCCTCACCTTTGTTTTAGTCACCATTTAAGTAAAATCGGCCATGACTTTCTGTGTCCTTCATCATTTTAAACTCGATAGTGCCATTTCTTTTCAATGTCATTATCAATTTTCTTATTTCCTATTTGACTTCATCATAAGCGATATAACTTCTAAGAAAAATAGATTATCTAATTAAAACATGCACTATTTTGCTATTTCCTATAATGGTGTTTCATGATGTCATCATCCTAAGACACCCTTTCATGAAATAATCTTAATAAAGCTAGTTGGAAAATAACAGTAACGACGAGTGAAAGAGCTAAGAAGCATCTAGTCATACAGTGCGTTTGGGAATGAAACTAGGTGAGGCTTAAATCTTAAATGTTTTAAGGGCGATAGTCCCCACTTAACGGGGAGGTGGGAACGTTTAATCAGGTGGCGTCGAGACGCCACCTGAATTCGATGTTTCAGCTTGCTGAAACAAGTTCGCGAAAATGACGGTCGTTGTGAAGGCAGTCTGAAGAGGACGAAAGGCTTTTTGGCGAAGAAAAGGTGAAAATAAGTTTCATCACGCTCATAGTGGCGAGCTTGAGGAAATACACACACGAGAATACACCAGAAATCCTCGTATTATCTAACTAAAAAGCTTCCGACTATCATGTTGATTAGCGGAAGCTTTTTCACTTGAATGAACGCCTTTGTCTCAGCTTGTTAGTCATTATGTTTACTGTTTTTACTATGTCGATGAATGTTTGAGTAGTTATTTCTTTAAAATAACTGTTGTATACCCAGGTATTTTTATTACGTTATCTTTCAATCTAATATCATCTAATTCTCCGAGATAGAAAAAATAGTTTGTATACTCAGTTAGGTCATCACTAAGGTTGATTTCTTTCGTTACATTGCTTAAGTTGTGTATAACAAGTTTTTCTTCATTTTCTGCTATTCGTTCAAATGAGACTATCCCATCTTCTGTAATAGATGTGCTTTTTATTTCACCCATAATTAATGCTTCACTAGCTCGACGGGCATAAATTAAGGATTTATAGTGATGGAGCAGGGAATTTTCATCTTGTAGTTGGCTTTCTACATCAATGCCATTGTCAGTGTCATTACTATGATAACGATCAGCTCTCCATGTCGTTTGCTTTGTATCTTCTGAATCTTTGTACCACCTCATCGGCAAACGGATGTCTTCATCAGGCTTCTCACCTTCCATACCGATCTCTTCCCCATAATAGAGATAAGGGTTTCCTGGTAATGTTAATAATAACGAGGCGGCCATTCTAGCATGATTCATATTATTGGCTAGTTCACTCATCGTTCGGTTCATATCATGGTTGGTAATAAAAGTTGAATCGATAAAATCTTCAGACTTTGTAGTGAAGTAATGTCTTGTTTTTTCCAGTTCTGTCACTAGTCCTGCATCACTTTCCGATTTTACAGAAGTTAATATGTGTCCCGATAAATCAAAATTAAAAGCGGAGTGTAAGCCACCATCTAAATAGGGTGCAACAACATCTGCTGTATCCCAAATTTCGCCTACAAGAATCACATCGGGATTAACTTTTTCCATTTCAGTTCTAAATTCTCGCCAAAACTGGTGGTTTTTCTCTTGATAATCATCTCCGTGGTAAGAACTGTATATATGTTTGGCAGCGTCTAACCTGAACCCATCAACACCAACTTCTTCAAGCCAAAAAGTACCAATGTCATAAATGTCTTCTCGGACTTTTGGGTTATCCATATTCAAATCAGGCATCCCCTCCCAAAATATCCCTTCATATACATTGTTTCCTGTACCGTGCCAGACTTGTTGACCCCATTCACCTTCTTGACCAATATGTGCATCTTCATCTGCCCAAACATAGTAATCACGGTACTTTTCATCATGTTTTAATGCCGCTTGGAACCACGGATGCTCCTCACTGGAATGGTTGACCACAAAATCTTTGATGACTTTGATTCCTTTTTTGTTTGCTTCTGCAACAAATGCTTTAAAATCATCAAGTGTCCCGTAATCTGGATTTACATCCATATAATTAACAACATCATATCCATGGTAGCTAGGTGACGGGTTAATTGGCATTAACCAAATGCCTTCCACACCTAACTCTTGTAAATAATCAAGCTGTAATGTGGCTCCTTGGAAGTCACCAATGCCATCTCCTGTTGAATCATAAAAGGATCTTACAAATATTTCATAGTAGACGCCATGTGGTTCAATCGTCTTTAAATCCTCTTCGTCAAATACTAAAGGTTTATTTGTCTTTTGTAGACAGCCAGTAGACAAAATTGCGACAGTAAGTCCAGTTGTAAGAAACAGGCCTATTTTCTTAGTCATCATTTTATTCCTCCTTTATCATAATCTCTTTTGTTCGGTCTTTAACCCTTCAACTGAATTGTGTGGAACATAAGGAATAATTTAAAAAGACGAGCAAATTCCCAGTAGTAAAGGGGGGAATTAGGTAATGTTGAGTCTAGTACTATTAAAGAGGGCAGGTAGCTAAGAAGGCGTCCAACGGGCATGACCGTAAAAAATGGTTTTCAGAATGTGACCTCAATTATTGCTAATTTCTTAATTTCTATTATAATTTAGAAAGCGATTACAAAATAACGCAAACGCTTTCATTATTTGGGGTGAGGATAGTAGTATGTATATGTCTTTTGCAAGGAAAAAAGTACATGAGATTGTAACGTTTTTTACACGATAATGCCCCATTATGTTGGTCGTCATATAGCGTTCGTCAGTTGATAATACTCACATACACGCATAACGTGATTGTAGCGAGCGATTCGCCGCTAATGTCACTCGGCTAGTATTGAGCTTTCTATAAAATGACAGATAAATCCCTATCTGATCGTCATGGACTAATGTCTTCGGTAATATCATCACCTTTCTATGTGTATACTCATTTGTATAAATTTGAGGAATTATAGTTAAATAGTTCATTTTTTGTAGTATTTGTTAATGTAAAAGGCAAAAATAGTATGGTTTAATATCTAAATAAAAAGGAGGGAAGATGTTTGAATAGAACAAGTTATGATGGTTTGTAAAAGAAACATAGAGGGGGTGTTGAAAAAGGAGAGTTAGAAAAGAAAGACAAGTATAGCGTGGAATAGACATTTCCTAAGCTAGCGAACGAAGCAAGAAAAGTTAATTTTGTTGTTTTTACTGACATTTTAAACAATGTGCAAATAACTCAGAGGCTGTTGATTATTAACTAAGTAAGATGAGTTGGACTAGACATGTGAAGAGCCTGTATTTTGTAAGAGGCGGAACTGGTTGAAAATTAGGAATAGTGGTTACAGACAGATGAGATGATCGGATCAAGCGGCAAAACTGGAGAAACCTATTTATCACAAATACCGCTCGGAAAACTCACTGAATGAAGGATCGTTTTATCTTTCTTAACTAAATTATTTTTTTCACCAAAAAGGCAATCGTTTGCGCAAGAACGTGACTAGCAACCTTATAGGTATAAGAAAGGGGAATCTTCACAATGAGGACATTTGCCATTAAGAACAAAATTAAATTAGGCCACTTATCGGGAAATGGGATTAGATTTGAGATCGATGGAGAAAGTTATATCGATGCAGCATCAGGTACGTTTAACTTACCGTTGGGCTATAATCACACCGAAATGGTAGATGCATTAACAGACCAGATAAAAAAGGCTAGTCATGCAAGTTCAACCTACACCAAACCTATTGTTGAAAATGGGTTTAGCAAATTACTTGATGAAGCTCCAGAAAATATTAATAAAATTTTTATGAGAGATCTGACGGGGTCAAGTGCAAACGAAGCAGCCATTAAGATGGCGATGAAATCAAGTGGGAAGACGGGTGTATTAAGCTTGATGTTATCACATCATGGGCAGACGGCATTGACCACATCAATTTCGGGTAACGCATTTCGAAGAGAATCTTTTCCATCTTTAAATTATCAGGAGTCGCTTAAAGTACCTGCACCGTACTGTCACAGATGTTTTTACGGAAAAACTTACCCAGATTGTGGCCTTTTATGTGCAGAAAGAATTAATGATTTTATTGAATATTCCTCATCAAATCAAGTAGCTTGTATGATTATTGAGCCTGTCATGGGGAATGGAGGGAACATTGTTCCTCCAAAAGAATACTTTCAATTAATTCGTAAAATATGTGATGAGCACGATATCATCCTAATATCTGATGAAGTTCAGACAGGACTTGGCCGAACAGGCCATATGTTTGCTAGTAATCACTTTGACATGAAACCTAATATCATTACTTTAGCGAAAGGGCTAGGGGGGATTGGTATACCAGTTGCTGCTGTTCTCATGGAATCGCGCTTAGAAGTGTTTGAAAGCTATGAACACTCATTTACTTCAGGAGCAAATTTATTAGCCATATCAGCCGCACAAACTTACTTAGATGTACTGGAAAAAGAAAATATCCTTGAACATGTAAGGGGAAATGGGGAATTATTGGGAGAGGAATTAACTGAATTGATGAATCATTACCCGTTTATCTCTGATGTTAGGGGATTAGGATACATGTGGGGATTGGAAATTTCCGATCGTGAGGGGCATGAAGATCCAAAAATGACACAAAAAATAGTGGAAACAAGTCTTAAAAATGGGTTAATCCTTCGTTCCTCTCGTTATGGCTTTGGGAATGTTGTCAAAGTACGCCCTCCGCTTATAACTAGTAAAGCTGACATATATGAGATCATCGAGATGTTAAAAAAATCATTAGATGAAGTGATATAGGGAGGCGTTAGGTATGTTAGGAGTTGTTTATAACGGCCCATGGGACGTCCAAGTTCAGGACAAAAAAATTGATCTCACCATATTGCCGGATGAGGTGTTGATAAAGGTCAAAATGACAGGTATTTGTGGAACGGACCTTAATATTATCACAGGTAAATATGAAGCAGCTATACCTGGCACCATTCTTGGCCATGAGACGGTAGGGGAAGTTATTCAAATAGGTGAATCAGTCCCAAACCTTCAGGTAGGAGATCGTGTTGTCGTTGATCCCACATATTATTGTGGTCATTGTCGTTTTTGTAGAACTAATCGAAAAAACCATTGTGAAGCGAAAACGCAATGGGAAACAGGGGTAAGCAGTGATGGTGCTTTTACAAGTTATCACAAAACAAAATATTCTTTCTTATATAAGCTGCCAGACAACTTGAGTTATGAAGTAGCTACCCTGACGGAGCCCCTTAGTTGTGTCTTAACAGGGATAAAGTGCTTAACGCTTCATACCGCTATGAACATCGTTGTTATCGGTGGGGGACCGATGGGATTATTATATAGTTTGGCTTTAGCGGCAAAGGGATATTCAGGTGTAGTGGTAGAAAATCAGATTAATAGACAACATCTAGTCAAAGATGTGATAGATCCTAAATGGAGATTGGCAACGAACTTAAAAGAAACGTTAGATGTGTTTGGTGGGACAGGCACTCAAATAGATGTCGTCATCGATACTTCGGGTTGCGCTGTTCATGACTACTTACATCATCTATCTAGAGGTGGTCAAGTATTATCTATTGCACTAAAACAGCAAGTGGTTGGGATTGACCTTGGTTGGATTGCAGATGAAAGTATTAGCTTTTACGGATCGATAGATAGTCTGAACAACTCTTTCAATGAAGCTTTAGCATTATTAGCAAACGGCGCTATTCCTGGATCTAAATTAATTACTCATAAATTATCAGTTAGAAAATTTCATCAAGCAGTACAACTTTTAGGGCTGTCCCTTGAAGATAAAGCATTTCGAGCATGTGACGCAGCGATAAAGATACTCGTTCAACCTGAAGGAGAGGAAAATGAGACATAAACATCATTTTGAGGCTGTTATTTTCGATATCGACGGTGTATTAGTTGACAGTGAACATTATCATCATCAAGCAGTCAATGATATATGCAGTGAAATAGGTCACGTCATATCAATCGATAAAAGTAAAGAGTTAATAGGTTTAAGCTTAGAAGAGACGTTTGATCAACTTCAACTACGACGTGTTACCACTAATAAAAGTGAGTGGATGCAACAGGTAGAAGACAGATATGTGCAAATCATTAATCGTAAAATGGAACGGCCTTATGCTTCTGAATTAATAAAGGCGCTGAAAATCTCTGGTATAAAGATAGCATGTGTCACAACTGCAAATCGAAAAGTCGCAGAAGCGAACTTGAAAATAATAGGAGTTATGGATAGTATCTCCTGTTTAATTACTAGGGAAAGTGTTGTAAACACCAAGCCTGATCCAGAACCGTACATGAAAGCTTTGCACAAGTTGACTGTTTCTCCTAAGCACGCGTTAGTAGTTGAGGATAGCGTAATAGGTGTACAAGCAGCTCTTTCTGCACATGTTGGAACAGTTTTATTTTACCCGCATCACATGTCTAACGTTTTAGACATGCAAGATCCCGTCATTACAATCAACCGATTTACCGACTTTTCATTTTTTAATCGAACGCTGTCTCAGTTTGTAAACATATAAAAGAGGTGGGAAAAGAGATCATGAGTGAATTGACATCGAGTGAACGAAAGCATTTTGAGCAGATATTTCAGTTTTTAGAAGAGAAACGTCTTGAAAAAACCAAGGTTGACTTTTGGATTCCGGAGATTTGGAATGAAATCGGCTATAGGAATGCTGAAAAGAAGCAATCTGGGCAGATCAAAGTGAATCCTTTTCATTATTTCTTTGAATTATTTCAATATATATCGAATGGTTCTAACAATCAAAACGATAAACAAACGTTAGAATATCGAGAAGCAACCATCTATTCATCGCTTGTAAGGTACACGGCGGCATGGGATTATAATCGAGATGGTCATATTGAATCGGGAACTTTTTTACGGATGGTTATTTTAGTACCCCTATTGAAAAAAATGGGGGTAAACATCCTATATCTACTTCCTGTTAATGAATATAGTGACAGGTATCCAAAAGGTGACTTAGGATCTCCTTATGCCGTTAAGAATTATTTTCATTTGGATGCAAACTTACATGACCCTCTCTTAGATGATTTAAAAGGGTTTACGATTCATCAGGAATTTAAAGCTTTAGTAGAAGCATGTCACATGCAGGGCATAAAAGTTGTTCAAGATTTTATCCCAAAAACGGCGGCCAGAAACAGCGCATTAATATATGATCATCCAGATTGGTTCTATTGGATCTATAAAAAATATGAAAGTGGATTTCAGCCGCCAAAAATACCGGGACTAGGTGTATTCGAAGAATGTACGCATGATCATCTCGAAAGGGTATATACAGCTCCTGAGACAGAGGAACATTTAAGGAAATTTTCTTTTTCGCCAGATGTGATAAATCCAGAGTTGTGGGATAAATTGAAAAAACAATCGAAACAAACGGGAGAAGATTTATTAGAGTTAATAGAAAAAGAATTTGAGATTACGACAGCACCAGCACATTCAGATTGGATAAACGACGAGCAACCTGTGTGGACAGACATTACTTTTTTAAGGTTTTATTTAGATGAGGCACCAGAAGTACGACCTTATTTGCACACACATCAACCCCCTTATGTACTATTCGATACAATTAAATCAAATGTGTTTCCAGGGGAAATGCCTAACCATTCACTTTGGGATATTTTGGAAGAAGTCATCACATTTAATTTATTAGAGTACGGGGTTGATGGATTTAGAATAGATATTGGGCACGCTCTACCAGTGTCCTTGTTGCAACACTTGTTTCACATTGTACGAGAAAAGAAGCCGGACGCGATTTTAATTAGTGAAGAGCTTTTTAACAAAAATCATAAGAGGACGTTTGAATATGGTTACACCATGATGCTTGGCAGTGGTTGGGAGATGATGACTAGGGTGAACAAGCCGGATCTTATTGACTATATCAAAGAGTTACCATCATTAAAGTTGCCTATATTTGCTTGTGCCGAAACAGCTGATACCCCGAGAATAGTGAGTAGACCCGGTGGGGTGAAGTTGGCACGGGCTATGGCAGTATTTAATCATTTCCTGCCAAATGGTGTTCCGTTTATTACGACGGGGCAAGAAGTAAATGAACGACAACCGTTGAATTGTGGACTCTCAGATAATACTGGTGGGGAAAGTATCCCAAGAGCTTTTTTCAATAAAATGATCATTGATTGGACCAATCAAGGTGCTCCTGCGATGATTCACCTATTAAAAAGATTAGATACCTGTAAAAAAAGGCATCGAGACTTATTGTTGGCTGAAAATTTTTTTGTGGCAGACTCGCCTGAGGATCTGGTTGTCTATGGCTATGAAAATGAAGAGAACGTACTACTTTTATGTTTAAATATAGGGGCTCAAAGAACTTGCGTGACACTAAACCAATTTGTCTCTTCGTGCTTTTCTTATGACATGATGATTCATACAGAAGAACAAGTTGCCGAGCAAAGTGTTAACCATAGCGAGCTTATGGCGATTAACCCACTCCAAGCTGCCATTTTCTCTGGAATGAAAAATGTGGAGAGTGTTTGAGTGGTGATAATTTATCACACTCTTAAGGGGCAGTAAAACCCCCACCTCAAAACTTAAGAAGATGGATAGGTTAGGTGGGGGATAAACTGCCCCTAAAGGTCCGATAAGTTAAACTAACAATCAGTGGGGGATGAAGGAAAACGCCCACTGATTGAAGCTTAGCTTTATCACAGATAACCGTCCGTAACCCTCCTGGCTCAAAATAGAAGGGAGAGCTACCTCTATATGGGTGGGGGTAACGGCCGCTAATGTCCTGATTAACTCAACTACCAATCAGTGGGAGAAAAACGAAAACGCCCACTGATTGAAGGTTCGTTTTATAGTATGTTCAGACTGAAAAAGGTTTGTTTCACTCTAATGGTCATCAACGTTATTATATAGAACAAGGAAGTTAAAGGGGTACAACAATATGGATAAGAAGTTTTTGAAAACGGTATTAGCAATAGCTATACCGGTTTCGTTACAAGCTGTTATTATGGCCTCGCTTAATATGACAGACCAAGTCATGATTGGTCAACTAGGTGATGCATCGATTTCTGCGGTAGGTATTTCAAATAAACTCTTTCGAATTTTGCTATTTGTTTTAACAGGTATAGCCTCTGGTGTATCTATTTATGTGGCGCAATACTGGGGGAGTAAAGATCGGTCAATGGTTAGGCACGTGTTGGGATTGGGCTTAGTCATCGGTGGCGCGATTTGTTTGCCCTTTACCATCATGACATTCTTTTTCAACGAGCATATAATGAGTTTGTTTACGAAGGATATGGCCATTATCGAGGCAGGAAGTATCTACTTGCAAATTGTCAGTTTAAGTTATATACCAATGATGTTAACGGTCATCTATTCAGCTGTTTTACGTAGTACACGACATGCCCAATTGCCTATGATCATGAGCGGTGTTTCTGTTGGGCTCAATGTATTATTGAACTACATGCTTATCTTTGGAAATTTTGGTTTACCTGAATTAGGTATTCAAGGCGCTGCAGTTGGAACATTAATTGCACGAACAATTGAATTTACCATGATGCTGGCTATTATATATGCTCGTCGCCTACCAGGTGCCTATTCCTTTTTTGACGTGCTTCAAATTGATAAAGTTTTAATGAAAAAGTTTGCTATCACCACCTATCCCATTGTGTTAACTGAATTCTTTTGGGCAACAGGTGAAGCAACGTACGGTGTGGTCTATGGGCGGATGGGAACTAGTGAGATTACAGCAATGGCTGTATCAGAACCGATACAATTATTAAGTATCGGTTTAGCGTCAGGTATTGCAAGTGCTGCTACCGTTTTAGTCGGGAACTTATTAGGTGGCAACCAGAATGACGAGGCATTTTTATATGCAAAGCGATTGTTTAAAATGGGTTTGATCGTGACGATCAGTTTATCTGGTTTGATTATTTTATGCGCAAGCGTATATGTGTCATTGTATCAAATTTCCCCTGAAGCACACGATCTTTCCATCGCCGTTATTATCGTTTTTGCACTATTATTTTGGGTCAAAGTGTCAAATATGATTGTGGCTCATGGTGTTTTAGCTAGTGGAGGCGATACAAAATATTTGTTTGTAATTGATACGACAACGACCTGGGGATTTGGGGTACCTGTAGCATT
The Salipaludibacillus sp. LMS25 DNA segment above includes these coding regions:
- a CDS encoding MATE family efflux transporter, coding for MDKKFLKTVLAIAIPVSLQAVIMASLNMTDQVMIGQLGDASISAVGISNKLFRILLFVLTGIASGVSIYVAQYWGSKDRSMVRHVLGLGLVIGGAICLPFTIMTFFFNEHIMSLFTKDMAIIEAGSIYLQIVSLSYIPMMLTVIYSAVLRSTRHAQLPMIMSGVSVGLNVLLNYMLIFGNFGLPELGIQGAAVGTLIARTIEFTMMLAIIYARRLPGAYSFFDVLQIDKVLMKKFAITTYPIVLTEFFWATGEATYGVVYGRMGTSEITAMAVSEPIQLLSIGLASGIASAATVLVGNLLGGNQNDEAFLYAKRLFKMGLIVTISLSGLIILCASVYVSLYQISPEAHDLSIAVIIVFALLFWVKVSNMIVAHGVLASGGDTKYLFVIDTTTTWGFGVPVAFISAFMFGLPVYWVYFLLTLEEVIRLGLGLRRLYSKKWIRNLVEPQRNING
- a CDS encoding alpha-amylase, producing the protein MSELTSSERKHFEQIFQFLEEKRLEKTKVDFWIPEIWNEIGYRNAEKKQSGQIKVNPFHYFFELFQYISNGSNNQNDKQTLEYREATIYSSLVRYTAAWDYNRDGHIESGTFLRMVILVPLLKKMGVNILYLLPVNEYSDRYPKGDLGSPYAVKNYFHLDANLHDPLLDDLKGFTIHQEFKALVEACHMQGIKVVQDFIPKTAARNSALIYDHPDWFYWIYKKYESGFQPPKIPGLGVFEECTHDHLERVYTAPETEEHLRKFSFSPDVINPELWDKLKKQSKQTGEDLLELIEKEFEITTAPAHSDWINDEQPVWTDITFLRFYLDEAPEVRPYLHTHQPPYVLFDTIKSNVFPGEMPNHSLWDILEEVITFNLLEYGVDGFRIDIGHALPVSLLQHLFHIVREKKPDAILISEELFNKNHKRTFEYGYTMMLGSGWEMMTRVNKPDLIDYIKELPSLKLPIFACAETADTPRIVSRPGGVKLARAMAVFNHFLPNGVPFITTGQEVNERQPLNCGLSDNTGGESIPRAFFNKMIIDWTNQGAPAMIHLLKRLDTCKKRHRDLLLAENFFVADSPEDLVVYGYENEENVLLLCLNIGAQRTCVTLNQFVSSCFSYDMMIHTEEQVAEQSVNHSELMAINPLQAAIFSGMKNVESV
- a CDS encoding HAD family phosphatase; protein product: MRHKHHFEAVIFDIDGVLVDSEHYHHQAVNDICSEIGHVISIDKSKELIGLSLEETFDQLQLRRVTTNKSEWMQQVEDRYVQIINRKMERPYASELIKALKISGIKIACVTTANRKVAEANLKIIGVMDSISCLITRESVVNTKPDPEPYMKALHKLTVSPKHALVVEDSVIGVQAALSAHVGTVLFYPHHMSNVLDMQDPVITINRFTDFSFFNRTLSQFVNI